The Streptomyces sp. HSG2 genome has a segment encoding these proteins:
- the ftsZ gene encoding cell division protein FtsZ produces the protein MAAPQNYLAVIKVIGVGGGGVNAINRMIEVGLKGVEFIAINTDAQALLMSDADVKLDVGRELTRGLGAGANPAVGRKAAEDHREEIEEVLKGADMVFVTAGEGGGTGTGGAPVVANIARSLGALTIGVVTRPFTFEGRRRANQAEDGIAELREEVDTLIVIPNDRLLSISDRQVSVLDAFKSADQVLLSGVQGITDLITTPGLINLDFADVKSVMSEAGSALMGIGSARGDDRAVAAAEMAISSPLLEASIDGARGVLLSISGGSDLGLFEINEAAQLVSEAAHPEANIIFGAVIDDALGDEVRVTVIAAGFDGGQPPAKRDNVLGSTSTKREDPAPSRQAESRPSFGSLGSVAPKEEQPEPAAPEPAVDLPPVTPVPPVPASRNYVDSAAEELDVPDFLK, from the coding sequence GTGGCAGCACCGCAGAACTACCTCGCAGTCATCAAAGTCATCGGTGTCGGCGGCGGTGGTGTCAATGCCATCAACCGGATGATCGAGGTCGGTCTCAAGGGCGTCGAGTTCATCGCCATCAACACGGACGCGCAGGCGCTGTTGATGAGCGACGCCGACGTCAAGTTGGACGTCGGTCGTGAACTCACCCGCGGACTCGGCGCCGGCGCCAACCCGGCCGTCGGCCGCAAGGCCGCCGAGGACCACCGTGAGGAGATCGAGGAGGTCCTCAAGGGGGCCGACATGGTCTTCGTGACGGCCGGTGAAGGCGGCGGCACCGGCACCGGCGGGGCACCCGTGGTGGCCAACATCGCCCGCTCGCTGGGCGCCCTCACCATCGGCGTGGTCACCCGTCCGTTCACCTTCGAGGGGCGCCGCCGGGCGAACCAGGCGGAGGACGGCATCGCCGAGTTGCGCGAGGAGGTCGACACCCTCATCGTCATCCCGAACGACCGCCTGCTGTCCATCTCGGACCGTCAGGTCAGCGTGTTGGACGCCTTCAAGTCGGCCGACCAGGTGCTGCTCTCCGGCGTCCAGGGCATCACGGATCTGATCACCACCCCCGGCCTGATCAACCTGGACTTCGCCGACGTCAAGTCCGTCATGTCGGAGGCCGGTTCGGCGCTCATGGGCATCGGCTCGGCCCGGGGCGACGACCGCGCGGTCGCCGCGGCGGAGATGGCCATCTCCTCGCCGCTGCTGGAGGCGTCCATCGACGGTGCCCGAGGGGTGCTCCTCTCCATCTCGGGAGGCTCCGACCTCGGCCTCTTCGAGATCAACGAGGCCGCCCAACTGGTCAGCGAGGCCGCGCACCCCGAGGCCAACATTATCTTCGGCGCCGTGATCGACGACGCCCTCGGCGACGAGGTCCGGGTCACCGTGATCGCCGCGGGGTTCGACGGCGGACAGCCTCCCGCGAAGCGGGACAACGTCCTGGGCAGTACCTCGACCAAGCGCGAGGACCCCGCGCCGTCCCGTCAGGCGGAATCCCGTCCCTCCTTCGGCTCACTCGGAAGCGTGGCCCCCAAGGAGGAACAGCCCGAGCCCGCCGCCCCCGAGCCGGCGGTCGACCTCCCGCCGGTCACGCCCGTACCACCGGTCCCCGCCTCCCGGAACTACGTGGACAGCGCGGCAGAGGAGCTGGACGTGCCGGACTTCCTCAAGTGA
- the murG gene encoding undecaprenyldiphospho-muramoylpentapeptide beta-N-acetylglucosaminyltransferase has protein sequence MHVVLAGGGTAGHIEPALALADALRRQDPTVGITALGTERGLETRLVPERGYELALIPAVPLPRKPTPELITVPGRLRGTIKATEQILERTRADVVVGFGGYVALPGYLAAKRLGVPIVVHEANARPGLANKIGSRYASQVAVSTPDSKLRNSRYIGIPLRRSVATLDRAAARQEGRASFGLDPNLPTLLVSGGSQGARRLNEVVQRAAPRLQQAGVQILHAVGPKNELPRLPQMPGMPPYVPVAYLDRMDLAYAAADMMLCRAGAMTVAELSAVGLPAAYVPLPIGNGEQRLNAQPVVKAGGGLLVDDADLTPEWLQQHVLPVLADPHRLYEMSRAASEFGRRDADELLVGMVREAVAAR, from the coding sequence GTGCATGTCGTACTCGCCGGCGGAGGAACCGCGGGCCACATCGAGCCCGCGCTCGCCCTCGCGGACGCCCTGCGCAGGCAGGACCCGACCGTGGGCATCACGGCTCTGGGCACGGAACGGGGCCTGGAGACACGCCTGGTGCCCGAGCGCGGGTACGAGCTGGCGCTGATCCCGGCCGTTCCGCTGCCCCGCAAGCCGACGCCTGAGCTGATCACGGTTCCGGGGCGGTTGCGAGGCACGATCAAGGCGACGGAGCAGATCCTGGAGCGCACCCGGGCCGACGTCGTGGTCGGTTTCGGCGGCTACGTGGCGCTGCCCGGCTACCTCGCCGCGAAGCGTCTGGGGGTGCCCATCGTCGTCCACGAGGCCAACGCCCGTCCCGGGTTGGCCAACAAGATCGGCTCCCGATACGCCAGCCAGGTGGCCGTCTCCACGCCCGACAGCAAGCTGCGCAACTCCCGTTACATCGGCATCCCGTTGCGCCGGTCGGTCGCCACCCTCGACCGTGCCGCCGCCCGCCAGGAGGGCCGCGCCTCCTTCGGGCTGGACCCCAACCTCCCGACCCTGCTGGTCTCGGGAGGTTCGCAGGGTGCCCGACGCCTCAACGAGGTGGTCCAGCGGGCGGCCCCCCGGCTGCAGCAGGCCGGGGTCCAGATCCTGCACGCGGTGGGGCCGAAGAACGAGCTGCCGCGGCTCCCGCAGATGCCCGGCATGCCTCCCTACGTGCCGGTCGCCTACCTGGACCGGATGGACCTCGCCTACGCCGCGGCGGACATGATGCTCTGCCGGGCCGGTGCCATGACCGTCGCGGAGCTGTCCGCCGTCGGACTCCCGGCCGCCTACGTCCCCCTGCCCATCGGCAACGGGGAACAGCGACTCAACGCCCAGCCCGTGGTCAAGGCGGGCGGTGGGTTGCTGGTGGACGACGCCGACCTCACCCCCGAGTGGCTGCAACAGCACGTCCTCCCGGTGTTGGCCGACCCGCACCGGCTGTACGAGATGTCCCGCGCGGCCTCCGAGTTCGGCCGCAGGGACGCCGACGAGCTGCTCGTCGGCATGGTGCGCGAGGCCGTCGCCGCACGGTAG
- the murD gene encoding UDP-N-acetylmuramoyl-L-alanine--D-glutamate ligase has protein sequence MGSGQVTDWQGSHVTVAGLGVSGVPAARILRRLGARVTVVDDGDDDRARARADELRALGVTVRLGDGDTLPEGSDLVVTAPGWRPDKPLFAGARAAGVPVWGDVELAWRLRGPDAAPWLAVTGTNGKTTTVRMLAAILEAAGLRTAAVGNIGTSVLEAVTEEKPYDVLAVELSSYQLHWAPSVRAHSAAVLNLAPDHLDWHGSMDAYARDKGRVYEGNRVACVYNAGDPATEELVRAADVEEGCRAVGFTLGTPAPSQLGVVEGILVDRAFVADPRSARELAEVSDVDPPAPHNIANALAAAALARAHGVPASAVRDGLRAFTPEAHRIARVAEVDGVVYVDDSKATNTHAAEASLRSYDSVVWIAGGLAKGAVFGDLVAAAAPRLRGVVLIGADRALIGEALARHAPEVPVVDLDRTDTGAMRQAVEEASRLARPGDTVLLAPACASMDMFTNYSRRGEAFAGAVRELGAR, from the coding sequence ATGGGCAGCGGACAAGTGACCGACTGGCAGGGTTCGCACGTCACCGTCGCCGGACTGGGCGTCTCGGGCGTCCCGGCGGCGAGGATCCTGCGTCGCCTCGGCGCGCGCGTCACCGTCGTCGACGACGGCGACGACGACCGCGCGCGCGCGCGGGCCGACGAACTCCGGGCGCTCGGCGTCACGGTGAGGTTGGGGGACGGGGACACCCTGCCGGAGGGAAGCGACCTGGTCGTCACCGCGCCCGGGTGGAGACCCGACAAGCCGCTCTTCGCGGGGGCGCGCGCGGCCGGCGTCCCGGTCTGGGGGGACGTCGAGCTGGCCTGGCGGTTGCGCGGCCCCGACGCGGCGCCCTGGCTCGCGGTCACCGGGACCAACGGCAAGACGACGACGGTGCGGATGCTCGCCGCCATCCTGGAGGCGGCGGGCCTGCGCACCGCCGCCGTCGGCAACATCGGGACGTCCGTGCTGGAGGCGGTGACCGAGGAGAAGCCGTACGACGTTCTCGCTGTGGAGCTGTCCAGCTACCAACTCCACTGGGCCCCGTCGGTCCGCGCCCACTCGGCGGCCGTCCTCAACCTCGCCCCCGACCACCTCGACTGGCACGGCTCGATGGACGCCTACGCCCGCGACAAGGGCCGGGTCTACGAGGGCAACCGTGTGGCCTGCGTCTACAACGCGGGGGACCCGGCCACCGAGGAACTGGTGCGCGCCGCCGATGTGGAGGAGGGCTGCCGAGCCGTCGGTTTCACCCTGGGAACGCCCGCCCCCTCGCAACTCGGGGTGGTGGAGGGCATCCTCGTCGACCGGGCCTTCGTCGCGGACCCGAGGAGCGCGCGGGAACTCGCCGAGGTGTCCGATGTCGACCCGCCGGCTCCGCACAACATCGCCAACGCCCTCGCGGCGGCGGCGCTGGCCCGGGCCCACGGGGTGCCCGCTTCGGCCGTGCGCGACGGACTGCGCGCCTTCACCCCCGAGGCGCACCGCATCGCGCGCGTCGCCGAGGTGGACGGGGTGGTCTACGTCGACGACTCCAAGGCCACCAACACGCATGCCGCCGAGGCGTCCCTGCGGTCCTACGATTCCGTCGTCTGGATCGCCGGAGGGCTGGCCAAGGGGGCGGTCTTCGGCGACCTCGTCGCCGCCGCCGCGCCCCGACTGCGGGGCGTGGTGCTCATCGGCGCGGACCGCGCGTTGATCGGCGAGGCCCTGGCGCGACACGCGCCCGAGGTACCCGTCGTCGACCTCGACCGGACCGACACTGGGGCGATGCGCCAGGCCGTCGAGGAGGCGAGCCGACTCGCCCGCCCCGGTGACACGGTGCTGCTCGCCCCGGCCTGTGCGTCGATGGACATGTTCACCAACTACAGCCGGCGTGGCGAGGCCTTCGCCGGGGCCGTTCGCGAACTCGGCGCGCGGTAG
- the murF gene encoding UDP-N-acetylmuramoyl-tripeptide--D-alanyl-D-alanine ligase, whose protein sequence is MIALSLAEVADVVGGRLCDIPDPSVRVTGPVVRDSREAVPGSLFVAFVGERVDGHDFAAEVVGSGAVAVLGSRPVGAPAIVVDDVQAALGALARHVVRRLGAEVVALTGSAGKTSTKDLIAQVLRRAGPTVFTPGSLNNEIGLPLTALTATAETRFLVLEMGARGIGHIAYLTRLTPPRIGLVLNVGSAHLGEFGGREQIARAKGEIVESLPAAADGGVAILNADDALVRAMASRTAARVVLFGESDEADVRAENVRLTDGGRPAFRLHTPSGASDVTMRLYGEHHVSNALAAAAVAHELGMSADEIAVALSEAGSLSRWRMEVTERSDGVTIVNDAYNANPESMRAALRALAAMGGERRTWAVLGAMAELGDEALAEHDAVGRLAVRLNVSKLVAVGGREAAWLRLGAYNEGSWGEESVHVSDAQAAVDLLRSELRPGDVVLVKASRSVGLERVAAALLETGAEGEVAAR, encoded by the coding sequence GTGATCGCCCTCTCCCTGGCCGAGGTCGCGGACGTCGTCGGCGGGCGGTTGTGCGACATACCGGACCCCTCCGTACGCGTCACCGGACCGGTCGTTCGCGACTCCCGCGAAGCCGTCCCGGGCAGCCTGTTCGTGGCCTTCGTCGGCGAACGCGTCGACGGCCACGACTTCGCCGCGGAGGTCGTCGGTTCCGGAGCGGTGGCCGTCCTCGGCTCCCGCCCCGTCGGCGCGCCCGCGATCGTGGTGGACGACGTCCAGGCCGCTCTGGGGGCGCTGGCCCGGCACGTCGTGCGCAGACTGGGGGCCGAGGTGGTCGCCTTGACCGGCTCCGCGGGCAAGACCAGCACCAAGGACCTCATCGCGCAGGTGCTCCGGCGCGCCGGTCCTACGGTGTTCACCCCCGGGTCTCTCAACAACGAGATCGGTCTGCCGCTCACCGCCCTGACCGCGACGGCCGAGACGCGCTTCCTGGTGTTGGAGATGGGCGCGCGCGGTATCGGGCACATCGCGTACCTGACGCGCCTGACCCCGCCCCGGATCGGGCTGGTCCTCAACGTCGGTTCCGCGCACCTGGGGGAGTTCGGCGGCCGGGAGCAGATCGCCCGGGCCAAGGGGGAGATCGTCGAGTCCCTGCCGGCGGCGGCCGACGGTGGCGTGGCGATCCTGAACGCCGACGACGCTCTGGTGCGGGCCATGGCCTCCCGGACGGCGGCGCGGGTGGTCCTCTTCGGGGAGTCCGACGAAGCGGACGTTCGCGCCGAGAACGTGCGCCTCACCGACGGCGGACGGCCCGCGTTCAGGCTCCACACACCCTCCGGTGCGAGTGATGTGACGATGCGCCTGTACGGTGAGCATCACGTGTCGAACGCGCTCGCCGCCGCCGCCGTCGCCCACGAGTTGGGCATGTCCGCAGACGAGATCGCCGTCGCGCTCTCCGAGGCGGGCTCCCTCTCCCGCTGGCGGATGGAGGTCACCGAGCGCTCCGACGGTGTGACGATCGTCAACGACGCCTACAACGCGAACCCCGAGTCCATGCGAGCCGCCCTCCGCGCGCTCGCGGCCATGGGCGGGGAGCGTCGCACGTGGGCGGTGCTCGGAGCGATGGCCGAGCTGGGTGACGAGGCGCTCGCCGAGCACGACGCGGTCGGACGGCTCGCCGTCCGACTCAACGTCAGCAAGCTCGTCGCGGTGGGGGGCAGGGAAGCCGCCTGGCTGCGACTGGGCGCATATAACGAGGGTTCGTGGGGTGAGGAGTCGGTGCACGTGTCCGACGCACAGGCGGCTGTCGACCTGTTGCGCAGCGAGCTGCGCCCGGGGGACGTGGTACTCGTGAAGGCATCCCGGTCCGTGGGGCTGGAGAGGGTCGCCGCGGCGCTGTTGGAGACCGGCGCCGAGGGTGAGGTCGCCGCCCGATGA
- a CDS encoding FtsQ-type POTRA domain-containing protein, with protein MAGPTATAERVARTPGTSGPARRPRLRGWFRRIVILGLPSVFLAASGWSLYGSDWFRVERVSVEGARVLTDDAIRDVAGVPLGDPLVSVDTDAAAERIRRELPRIDTVDVRRSWPGEIVLAVVERTPVLVVAEGDAFVEVDDDGVRYATVARAPSGVPLLDISPRSTASNRFGEDRLAREAVLVAQEIPDEVARVARTVEVRSLDEITLELSDGRTVSWGSGERGADKARALTALMKAAPDARHFDVSAPSAPASSGS; from the coding sequence GTGGCCGGACCGACAGCCACCGCCGAGCGCGTTGCCCGTACCCCGGGGACGTCCGGCCCGGCCCGACGTCCCCGGCTCCGCGGGTGGTTTCGTAGGATCGTCATCCTGGGGCTTCCGTCCGTGTTCCTTGCCGCGTCGGGTTGGTCGCTGTACGGGTCGGACTGGTTCCGAGTCGAGCGGGTGTCGGTGGAAGGCGCCCGTGTCCTGACCGACGACGCGATCCGCGACGTTGCGGGCGTTCCCCTGGGCGACCCCTTGGTCTCCGTCGACACCGACGCCGCGGCGGAGCGAATCCGCCGCGAACTCCCCAGGATCGACACGGTCGATGTGCGCCGGTCCTGGCCCGGTGAGATCGTCCTCGCCGTGGTCGAACGCACCCCGGTGCTGGTGGTGGCCGAGGGGGACGCCTTCGTCGAGGTCGACGACGACGGAGTCCGGTACGCCACCGTCGCGCGCGCGCCCTCCGGAGTACCGCTCCTGGACATCTCGCCCCGTTCGACCGCCTCCAATCGGTTCGGGGAGGACCGTTTGGCGCGCGAGGCCGTGCTGGTGGCCCAGGAGATCCCGGACGAGGTCGCCCGGGTCGCCCGGACCGTCGAGGTCCGCTCCCTCGACGAGATCACGCTGGAGTTGAGTGACGGGCGCACCGTGTCGTGGGGGAGCGGCGAGCGGGGCGCCGACAAGGCACGCGCTCTCACCGCGCTGATGAAGGCGGCACCGGACGCCCGTCACTTCGACGTGAGCGCACCCAGCGCCCCCGCGTCATCGGGCAGTTGA
- the ftsW gene encoding putative lipid II flippase FtsW, which yields MPASRTGRPPVRRTTGPPPATRRPGGNPAARLVARARATWDRPLTAYYLIVGGSALITVLGLVMVYSASQITALDLSLPGSYFFRKQALAALIGAVLLLVATRVPVRLHRALAYPILAGTVFLMALVPVPGIGVAVNGNQNWLSVGGSFQLQPSEFGKLALVLWAADLLARKHERRLLAQWKHMLVPLVPVAFLLLGLIMLGGDMGTAVIVTAILFGMLWLAGAPTRLFVGILAVVGLLGSLLIATSDNRMARLACVGATEPGPDDVCWQAVHGIYALASGGLFGSGLGAGVEKWGQLPEAHTDFIFAVTGEELGLAGTLSVLALFAALGYAGIRVAGRTEDPFVRYAAGGVTIWITAQAVINIGAVLGLLPIAGIPLPLFSYGGSALLTTMFAIGLLVAFARDEPAARAALAMRQPRFGRKRGARVTRSDRGPRSWKTMRRRASVARSSGER from the coding sequence ATGCCCGCTAGCCGCACAGGCCGGCCGCCCGTGCGACGGACGACCGGACCACCCCCCGCGACACGACGGCCGGGTGGGAACCCGGCGGCGCGGCTGGTGGCTCGGGCCCGCGCGACCTGGGACAGGCCCCTCACCGCGTACTATCTGATCGTCGGCGGCAGTGCCCTGATCACCGTGCTCGGCCTGGTGATGGTCTACTCCGCCTCCCAGATCACCGCGCTCGACCTGTCGCTGCCGGGGTCGTACTTCTTCCGCAAGCAGGCTCTGGCCGCGCTGATCGGGGCGGTGCTCCTGCTGGTCGCGACACGCGTGCCGGTGCGGTTGCACCGGGCGCTGGCCTATCCGATCCTGGCCGGCACCGTGTTCCTGATGGCGCTGGTCCCGGTCCCGGGGATCGGGGTGGCCGTCAACGGCAACCAGAACTGGCTGTCGGTGGGCGGTTCGTTCCAGCTCCAGCCGAGCGAGTTCGGCAAGCTGGCCCTCGTGCTCTGGGCCGCGGATCTGCTGGCCCGCAAGCACGAGAGGAGGTTGCTCGCCCAGTGGAAGCACATGCTCGTGCCCTTGGTGCCGGTCGCCTTCCTGCTGCTCGGCCTCATCATGCTCGGCGGCGACATGGGGACCGCCGTCATCGTCACGGCGATCCTCTTCGGCATGCTCTGGCTGGCCGGGGCGCCGACGCGACTCTTCGTCGGGATCCTGGCGGTCGTCGGACTGCTGGGCTCCCTCCTCATCGCCACCAGCGACAACCGGATGGCCAGGCTCGCCTGCGTGGGGGCCACCGAGCCGGGCCCCGACGACGTCTGCTGGCAGGCGGTGCACGGGATCTACGCCCTCGCCTCCGGCGGGCTGTTCGGGTCCGGACTGGGTGCGGGAGTGGAGAAATGGGGACAACTCCCGGAAGCCCACACGGACTTCATCTTCGCCGTGACCGGTGAGGAACTCGGCCTGGCCGGGACTCTGTCGGTCCTCGCGCTGTTCGCGGCTCTAGGCTATGCGGGTATCCGCGTGGCCGGACGCACGGAGGACCCCTTCGTGAGGTACGCCGCGGGAGGTGTCACCATCTGGATCACGGCCCAGGCCGTGATCAACATCGGTGCCGTCCTCGGGCTCCTGCCGATCGCCGGGATCCCGCTCCCGCTGTTCTCCTACGGAGGGTCGGCCCTGCTGACGACGATGTTCGCCATCGGGCTGCTCGTCGCGTTCGCGCGGGACGAGCCCGCCGCGAGGGCGGCGCTCGCGATGCGGCAACCTCGCTTTGGTAGAAAGCGGGGGGCCCGGGTCACCCGGTCCGACCGGGGACCCCGGAGTTGGAAGACGATGAGACGGCGCGCCTCGGTGGCGCGTTCGTCCGGAGAGCGGTGA
- the pgeF gene encoding peptidoglycan editing factor PgeF produces the protein MIGRRETLDGAHFAFTDRWGGVSAVPYEELNLGGAVGDDPAAVRANRESAARSLGLDPARVVWMNQVHGAEVAAVTGPWSGTAPGVDALVTTERGLALAVLTADCVPLLLVDVRAGVIAAAHAGRPGLVAGVVPAVVRVMVEHGADPARVVARSGPAVCGGCYEVPEAMRDEVVAVEPAAWARTGRGTPAVDVAAGVHAQLSRSGVRDRERSPVCTRGSDDHFSYRRDRVTGRLAGYVWLD, from the coding sequence GTGATAGGTCGGCGCGAGACCCTCGACGGCGCGCACTTCGCCTTCACCGACCGGTGGGGCGGGGTGAGCGCCGTTCCGTACGAGGAGCTGAACCTGGGCGGGGCGGTCGGCGACGACCCGGCGGCGGTGCGGGCCAACCGGGAGTCGGCGGCCCGGTCGCTCGGCCTCGACCCGGCCCGGGTCGTCTGGATGAACCAGGTACACGGCGCGGAGGTCGCCGCCGTCACCGGCCCTTGGAGCGGTACGGCGCCCGGCGTGGACGCGCTGGTCACCACCGAGCGTGGCCTGGCCCTCGCGGTCCTGACCGCCGACTGCGTCCCCCTGTTGCTCGTCGACGTCCGAGCCGGTGTGATCGCCGCCGCCCACGCCGGCCGGCCCGGCCTCGTCGCCGGGGTGGTGCCCGCCGTGGTCCGCGTCATGGTCGAGCACGGTGCCGATCCGGCGCGCGTCGTCGCCCGTTCCGGCCCCGCCGTGTGCGGCGGCTGCTACGAGGTCCCCGAGGCGATGCGGGACGAGGTGGTCGCCGTGGAGCCCGCGGCCTGGGCTCGGACGGGCCGGGGCACCCCCGCGGTGGACGTCGCCGCCGGCGTGCATGCCCAGCTGTCCCGGTCGGGCGTGCGCGACCGGGAGCGCTCCCCGGTGTGCACCCGGGGCTCGGACGATCACTTCTCCTACCGCCGTGACCGGGTCACCGGTCGCCTGGCGGGCTACGTATGGCTGGATTGA
- the mraY gene encoding phospho-N-acetylmuramoyl-pentapeptide-transferase, with translation MKQILFAGVIGLFLTLVGTPLLIKLLARKGYGQYIRDDGPREHASKRGTPTMGGIAFILATVAAYFLAKVITSSLDGEADATPTFSGLLVLGLMVGMGLVGFLDDYIKIVKRRSLGLRAKAKMAGQLIVGIAFAVLSLQFADNRGNTPASTKLSFITDFGWSIGPVLFVVWALFMILAMSNGVNLTDGLDGLATGASVLVFGAYTFIGVWQFQESCANASTLTNPNACFEVRDPLDLAVVASALMGSCLGFLWWNTSPAKIFMGDTGSLALGGVLAGLAICSRTELLIAILGGLFVLITMSVVIQVGSFRLTGKRVFRMAPLQHHFELKGWSEVLVVVRFWIIQGICVIVGLGLFYAGWAADK, from the coding sequence ATGAAGCAGATCCTGTTCGCGGGGGTCATCGGCCTGTTCCTGACGTTGGTCGGCACCCCGTTGCTGATCAAGCTGCTGGCCCGCAAGGGCTACGGTCAGTACATCCGCGACGACGGCCCCCGTGAGCACGCCAGCAAGCGCGGTACGCCGACGATGGGCGGAATCGCCTTCATCCTCGCCACCGTCGCCGCGTACTTCCTGGCCAAGGTGATCACCAGCTCTTTGGACGGCGAGGCGGACGCGACCCCGACCTTCTCGGGGTTGTTGGTCCTCGGCCTGATGGTCGGGATGGGCCTGGTCGGCTTTCTCGACGACTACATCAAGATCGTCAAACGCCGTTCGCTGGGTCTGCGCGCCAAGGCGAAGATGGCGGGACAGTTGATCGTCGGCATCGCCTTCGCGGTGCTCTCGTTGCAGTTCGCCGACAACCGAGGCAACACGCCGGCCTCCACCAAGCTGTCGTTCATCACTGACTTCGGCTGGTCGATCGGGCCGGTGTTGTTCGTGGTCTGGGCGCTGTTCATGATCCTGGCCATGTCCAACGGAGTGAATCTCACCGACGGGCTTGACGGATTGGCCACCGGCGCGTCGGTGCTCGTCTTCGGCGCCTACACCTTCATCGGCGTCTGGCAGTTCCAGGAGTCCTGTGCCAACGCGAGCACCCTGACCAATCCCAACGCCTGCTTCGAGGTACGCGACCCGCTCGACCTGGCGGTGGTCGCCTCGGCGTTGATGGGGTCCTGTCTGGGCTTCCTGTGGTGGAACACCTCGCCTGCCAAGATCTTCATGGGTGACACCGGTTCGTTGGCCCTGGGGGGCGTGCTCGCCGGTCTGGCGATCTGCTCCCGCACCGAGTTGCTGATCGCGATCCTCGGCGGTCTGTTCGTCCTCATCACCATGTCCGTGGTCATCCAGGTCGGTTCCTTCCGGCTCACGGGGAAGCGGGTGTTCCGGATGGCGCCCCTCCAACACCACTTCGAACTCAAGGGGTGGTCCGAGGTACTGGTGGTGGTCCGGTTCTGGATCATCCAGGGCATCTGTGTGATCGTCGGACTGGGACTCTTCTACGCGGGATGGGCAGCGGACAAGTGA
- a CDS encoding UDP-N-acetylmuramoyl-L-alanyl-D-glutamate--2,6-diaminopimelate ligase: MSQPDQPTTDQPGPAATYPGPPRPVRVPATPLAVLAEQLGAATPADPAEVTGITHDSRAVRPGDLYAALPGARAHGADFVDQAAGLGATAVLTDEAGRARAAATGLPVLTVDDPRRHMGELAATIYGHPGRDLLQIGITGTSGKTTTAYLVEGGLRTARRTGLIGTVEMRIGDERIKSERTTPEATDLQAFFAVARERGAEAVAMEVSSHALVLGRVDGCVFDVAVFTNLSPEHMEFHSDMEDYFEAKARLFTPERSRLGVVNIDDEYGRRLVKEAAVPVVTYSAEGHPDADWRAEDVEVGPLHSTFTAVGPRGERVAATSPLAGPFNVANTLAAIVALAAAGLEAQPAADGVAAVPGVPGRLERVDAGQGYLALVDYAHKTDAVESVLKALRKVTDGRLHVVLGCGGDRDASKREPMGAAAARHADTAVLTSDNPRSEDPLAILATMLRGAASVPAHERAEVQVFEDRAAAVAAAVARAEPGDTVLVAGKGHEQGQDIAGVIRPFDDRRVLREAIRRTQT, translated from the coding sequence GTGTCACAGCCTGATCAGCCCACCACCGACCAGCCGGGTCCCGCCGCGACGTACCCGGGCCCCCCGCGACCGGTGCGGGTCCCCGCCACCCCCCTCGCGGTCCTCGCCGAACAGCTGGGCGCGGCCACGCCGGCGGATCCGGCGGAGGTCACCGGCATCACCCACGACTCGCGGGCGGTCCGACCCGGCGACCTCTACGCGGCGCTCCCCGGCGCCCGCGCCCACGGCGCCGACTTCGTGGACCAGGCCGCCGGACTGGGCGCCACCGCCGTCCTGACCGACGAGGCGGGCCGGGCACGGGCCGCCGCCACCGGGCTGCCCGTCCTGACGGTCGACGACCCGCGACGGCACATGGGCGAGCTGGCGGCCACCATCTACGGCCACCCCGGACGCGATCTCCTGCAGATCGGCATCACCGGCACGTCCGGCAAGACCACCACCGCCTACCTCGTCGAGGGCGGACTGCGCACCGCGAGACGCACCGGCCTCATCGGCACTGTGGAGATGCGCATCGGGGACGAGCGGATCAAGTCCGAACGCACGACCCCCGAGGCCACCGACCTCCAGGCCTTCTTCGCCGTGGCCCGCGAGCGAGGCGCCGAGGCGGTCGCCATGGAGGTCTCCAGCCACGCCCTGGTGCTCGGTCGGGTCGACGGTTGCGTGTTCGACGTCGCCGTCTTCACCAACCTCAGCCCGGAGCACATGGAGTTCCACTCCGACATGGAGGACTACTTCGAGGCCAAGGCGCGGCTGTTCACCCCCGAGCGCAGCAGGCTGGGTGTCGTCAACATCGACGACGAATACGGCAGACGCCTGGTCAAGGAGGCCGCCGTACCGGTGGTCACCTACTCGGCCGAGGGACACCCGGACGCCGACTGGCGCGCCGAGGACGTCGAGGTCGGGCCCCTGCACTCGACGTTCACCGCCGTCGGCCCCCGAGGCGAGCGGGTGGCCGCCACCTCCCCGCTGGCCGGACCGTTCAACGTGGCCAACACCCTGGCGGCGATCGTCGCCCTGGCCGCCGCGGGCCTGGAGGCTCAACCGGCCGCCGACGGGGTCGCGGCGGTCCCCGGAGTCCCGGGCCGCCTGGAGCGGGTGGACGCCGGTCAGGGGTATCTCGCCCTGGTCGACTACGCGCACAAGACCGACGCCGTCGAGTCCGTGCTCAAGGCCCTCCGCAAGGTCACCGACGGTCGGCTGCACGTGGTCCTCGGCTGCGGAGGCGACCGTGACGCCTCCAAGCGCGAACCCATGGGTGCCGCCGCCGCCCGGCACGCCGACACCGCCGTACTGACCTCCGACAACCCGCGCTCCGAGGACCCGCTGGCGATCCTCGCCACCATGCTGCGAGGGGCCGCCTCGGTGCCCGCCCACGAACGCGCCGAAGTCCAGGTCTTCGAGGACCGCGCCGCGGCCGTCGCCGCGGCGGTCGCCCGGGCCGAGCCCGGGGACACGGTGCTGGTCGCCGGCAAGGGGCACGAGCAGGGGCAGGACATCGCCGGCGTGATCCGTCCCTTCGACGACCGCCGGGTGCTGCGCGAGGCGATCCGGAGAACACAGACATGA